One segment of Deinococcus metalli DNA contains the following:
- a CDS encoding thioredoxin domain-containing protein → MNRLSGESSPYLRQHADNPVDWRPWGEDAFAEARDRDVPVLLSVGYSTCHWCHVMAHESFEDADTAAQMNAQFVNVKVDREERPDVDAVYMAATQAMTGQGGWPMTVFLTPGGEPFHAGTYFPPRDGHGLPSFRRVMSAVTRAWTEEREQIVGSAQALSAHIREASRPAPAEGTLPPDGPDRAVAALRRAYDAAQGGFGHAPKFPAPTTLDFLLTRADGRDMALGTLRAMLAGGLHDQLGGGFHRYSVDERWRVPHFEKMLYDNAQLTRTLLHAWQHTGDAAFERAARSTLAYLLRKMRDPAGGFYSAQDADTAGVEGLTFTWTPDEVRAALPDPEGAELLLTHLGIRPEGDFLDPHRPEYGRRSVPHVAVPVATLAARAGVPEAELAARLDDLRGRMFAVRTQRPQPGTDTKVLASWNGLVLAAFADAARILQDDTYAEVARAVAAFLREHMRLADGTLRHTWADGASRVEGLLEDHALVALGLVALFQADGDPAHLHWARELWDVTVRDFWNDEAGVFMASGGQAEPLLARQAPGFDSAVISDNAAAALLALWMDRYFAVPGAEDKARRTVDAFARDMLAATGGFGGLWQAAAFLNAPHAEVAIIGTANERRALETVAATCPLPFVALSFTEAGDDLPVLEGRPGGGLGYVCVNRTCDLPTRDPAVFRAQLEALTGV, encoded by the coding sequence ATGAACCGCCTGTCTGGAGAATCCAGTCCGTACCTCCGCCAGCACGCCGACAACCCGGTGGACTGGCGCCCGTGGGGCGAGGACGCCTTTGCCGAGGCGCGTGATCGGGACGTGCCGGTGCTGCTGTCGGTGGGGTACTCCACGTGCCACTGGTGCCACGTGATGGCCCACGAGAGCTTCGAGGACGCGGACACGGCCGCGCAGATGAACGCGCAGTTCGTGAACGTCAAGGTGGACCGCGAGGAGCGCCCGGACGTGGACGCGGTGTACATGGCGGCCACCCAGGCCATGACCGGGCAGGGCGGATGGCCGATGACGGTCTTCCTGACACCAGGGGGCGAGCCCTTCCATGCCGGCACGTACTTTCCGCCGCGCGACGGACACGGCCTGCCGAGCTTCCGGAGGGTGATGTCGGCCGTGACCCGCGCGTGGACCGAGGAGCGCGAGCAGATCGTGGGCAGCGCGCAGGCGCTGAGCGCCCACATCCGCGAGGCCAGCCGGCCCGCGCCCGCGGAAGGCACCCTGCCACCGGACGGCCCCGACCGCGCCGTGGCCGCACTGCGCCGGGCGTACGACGCCGCGCAGGGGGGCTTCGGGCACGCGCCGAAGTTCCCCGCGCCGACCACCCTGGACTTCCTGCTGACCCGCGCGGATGGGCGCGACATGGCCCTGGGCACACTGCGGGCGATGCTCGCGGGCGGCCTCCACGACCAGCTCGGCGGGGGCTTCCACCGCTACTCGGTGGACGAGCGCTGGCGGGTGCCCCACTTCGAGAAGATGCTGTACGACAACGCTCAGCTCACGCGCACGCTGCTGCACGCGTGGCAGCACACCGGCGACGCGGCCTTCGAGCGCGCCGCCCGCTCCACCCTGGCGTATCTGCTGCGCAAGATGCGCGACCCGGCCGGGGGCTTTTACTCCGCGCAGGACGCGGACACCGCAGGCGTGGAGGGCCTGACCTTCACGTGGACACCGGACGAGGTGCGCGCCGCGCTGCCGGACCCGGAGGGCGCCGAGCTGCTGCTCACGCACCTGGGCATCCGTCCCGAGGGGGATTTCCTCGACCCGCACCGCCCGGAGTACGGCCGGCGCAGCGTGCCGCACGTGGCGGTGCCGGTCGCCACCCTCGCGGCCAGGGCGGGCGTGCCGGAGGCCGAGCTGGCCGCCCGGCTCGACGACCTGAGGGGCCGCATGTTCGCCGTGCGGACGCAGCGGCCGCAGCCCGGCACCGATACGAAGGTGCTCGCGTCGTGGAACGGCCTGGTCCTCGCCGCCTTCGCGGACGCGGCGCGCATCCTCCAGGACGACACGTACGCGGAGGTGGCGCGCGCCGTCGCGGCGTTCCTGCGGGAGCACATGCGCCTCGCGGACGGCACCCTGCGCCACACCTGGGCGGACGGCGCATCGCGCGTCGAGGGTCTGCTGGAAGACCACGCCCTGGTCGCCCTGGGGCTGGTGGCGCTGTTCCAGGCGGACGGCGACCCCGCGCACCTGCACTGGGCGCGCGAGCTGTGGGACGTGACCGTGCGCGACTTCTGGAACGACGAGGCCGGCGTGTTCATGGCGTCCGGCGGCCAGGCCGAGCCGCTGCTCGCGCGGCAGGCGCCGGGTTTCGACTCGGCCGTGATCAGCGACAACGCCGCCGCCGCCCTGCTCGCGCTGTGGATGGACCGCTACTTCGCGGTTCCCGGCGCCGAGGACAAGGCCCGGCGCACCGTGGACGCCTTCGCGCGCGACATGCTCGCCGCGACCGGAGGCTTCGGCGGGCTGTGGCAGGCCGCCGCCTTCCTGAACGCCCCACACGCCGAGGTTGCCATCATCGGCACCGCGAACGAGCGGCGCGCGCTGGAGACGGTGGCAGCCACGTGTCCCCTGCCCTTCGTCGCGCTGTCCTTCACGGAGGCCGGGGACGACCTGCCGGTGCTGGAGGGCCGACCCGGCGGTGGACTGGGCTACGTGTGCGTGAACCGCACCTGCGACCTGCCCACCCGTGACCCGGC
- a CDS encoding transglutaminase-like domain-containing protein, giving the protein MAPPESSPEPSAHDPGAIPNPVRVRAGFSLTFEVPYPTPMLFVVQPTDRPATTATRQRIIEQRMLGAAEGIHTYTDMHGNVIWRVLAPPGTFTLGHDLIAEVTRNPDPQLHSLRKTPVEDLPDETIAYLLPSRYVDSDLVGAEAWERFGHIQGGWAQVQAVSDFLYSECVYGYGSTSATTAKQAFDSKRAVCRDFAHMGVAFCRALNIPARYVCGYLPDIDIVPDPVPMDFHAWFEVFLDGQWRTFDARHNKPRAGRVLIAQGRDASDVAFTTTFGSARLTHMKVWADETTAANTLDIPPNPRIF; this is encoded by the coding sequence ATGGCCCCGCCCGAGTCTTCTCCCGAGCCGTCAGCACACGACCCCGGTGCCATCCCGAACCCCGTCCGAGTCCGCGCGGGGTTCTCCCTCACCTTCGAGGTCCCGTACCCCACGCCCATGCTGTTCGTGGTGCAGCCCACGGACCGCCCCGCCACGACCGCCACGCGCCAGCGCATCATCGAGCAGCGCATGCTCGGCGCCGCCGAGGGCATCCACACCTACACCGACATGCACGGCAACGTGATCTGGCGCGTGCTGGCGCCCCCCGGCACCTTCACGCTCGGGCACGACCTGATCGCGGAGGTCACGCGGAACCCCGATCCGCAGCTGCACTCGCTGCGCAAGACGCCGGTCGAGGACTTGCCGGACGAGACCATCGCGTACCTGCTGCCCAGCCGCTACGTCGACAGCGACCTGGTCGGTGCCGAGGCGTGGGAGCGCTTCGGGCACATCCAGGGCGGCTGGGCGCAGGTGCAGGCGGTGAGCGACTTCCTGTACAGCGAGTGCGTGTACGGTTATGGCAGCACGTCCGCCACCACCGCGAAGCAGGCCTTCGACAGCAAGCGCGCGGTGTGCCGCGACTTCGCGCACATGGGCGTGGCGTTCTGCCGCGCACTGAACATCCCGGCGCGCTACGTGTGCGGGTACCTGCCGGACATCGACATCGTGCCGGACCCGGTGCCGATGGACTTCCATGCGTGGTTCGAGGTGTTCCTGGACGGCCAGTGGCGCACCTTCGACGCCCGGCACAACAAGCCCCGCGCGGGCCGCGTGCTGATCGCGCAGGGCCGAGACGCGTCCGATGTGGCCTTCACCACCACCTTCGGCAGCGCACGCCTGACGCACATGAAGGTCTGGGCCGACGAGACGACGGCGGCGAACACCCTGGACATCCCGCCGAACCCGCGCATCTTCTGA
- the argJ gene encoding bifunctional glutamate N-acetyltransferase/amino-acid acetyltransferase ArgJ, with product MSSLSLPQGFQAAVMAAGIKPSGKTDLSGVVSATTCTWAFAGTRSTTAAACVTRNRDLYAGGQGVRGLVVNAGIANAATGARGAHDNEDMADAFGSVMNVAAEQVLTASTGIIGHLLPMDRVLSGIEHLPDELDGGADAFAHAIMTTDTRVKLAHATLPGGARIVGTAKGSGMIHPDMATMFAFAFTDAEVGQTALRAAFPAIVARTFNAVTVDGDTSTNDMAVVLANGEAGPVDLKVFLEALEGVMRDLARQIAADGEGASKLLTVRVTGARSEAEALLAARTCCVSPLLKSAVHGNDPNWGRVIMAVGRSGAAVDIERMKVSVQGQPVFAGRPLPYEDAAVSASMKADEVVFDVDLGVGSAHGEAWGCDLSAEYVSINADYTT from the coding sequence ATGAGTTCCCTTTCCCTTCCCCAGGGGTTCCAGGCGGCGGTCATGGCGGCCGGCATCAAACCCAGCGGCAAGACCGACCTGAGCGGCGTGGTGTCCGCCACGACCTGCACGTGGGCCTTCGCGGGCACCCGCTCCACGACCGCCGCCGCGTGCGTGACGCGCAACCGTGACCTGTACGCCGGCGGGCAGGGCGTGCGGGGCCTGGTCGTGAACGCCGGGATCGCCAACGCGGCGACCGGCGCGCGCGGCGCCCACGACAACGAGGATATGGCCGACGCCTTCGGCAGCGTCATGAACGTGGCGGCCGAGCAGGTGCTCACCGCGAGCACCGGGATCATCGGGCACCTGCTGCCGATGGACCGCGTCCTGAGCGGCATCGAGCATCTACCGGACGAGCTGGACGGCGGCGCCGACGCCTTCGCGCACGCGATCATGACCACCGACACCCGCGTGAAGCTGGCACACGCCACGCTGCCGGGCGGCGCGCGCATCGTGGGGACGGCCAAGGGCAGCGGCATGATCCACCCGGACATGGCGACCATGTTCGCCTTCGCATTCACCGACGCCGAGGTGGGGCAGACCGCGCTGCGCGCCGCGTTCCCCGCCATCGTGGCCCGGACCTTCAATGCGGTGACGGTGGACGGCGACACCAGCACGAACGACATGGCCGTGGTGCTGGCGAACGGCGAGGCCGGGCCGGTGGACCTGAAGGTCTTCCTGGAGGCGCTGGAGGGCGTGATGCGTGACCTGGCCCGCCAGATCGCCGCGGACGGCGAGGGCGCCAGCAAGCTGCTCACGGTGCGCGTGACCGGCGCGCGCAGCGAGGCCGAGGCGCTGCTGGCCGCCCGCACGTGCTGCGTGAGCCCGCTGCTCAAGAGTGCTGTGCACGGCAACGACCCGAACTGGGGCCGGGTGATCATGGCGGTCGGCCGCAGCGGCGCCGCCGTGGACATCGAGCGCATGAAGGTCAGCGTGCAGGGCCAGCCGGTCTTCGCAGGCCGTCCGCTGCCCTACGAGGACGCCGCCGTGAGCGCGAGCATGAAGGCCGACGAGGTCGTGTTCGACGTCGATCTGGGCGTGGGCAGCGCACACGGCGAGGCGTGGGGCTGCGACCTGAGCGCCGAGTACGTGAGCATCAACGCGGACTACACGACCTGA
- a CDS encoding shikimate dehydrogenase, whose amino-acid sequence MPAPDAPLALIGYTSAAARALRDLGVVAVSVPHDDLGAVMDACRTLPFSGALVHPSVEGAALSVTQADVAAQRAGRVDSVAFAGGVHGTFALADALSDVVEDSGYATRGASALLLGQSASDLALALPLTRLGFTDIGVVAETTPEAEGAARHLPAGVRAYPVSRRDPSVAALADRADLIVLTRGALPPGLLHPYHTVVDLTGHAAGTAAGSVLDLSRLPAQRLCRQLDHATGHRFRTDDLLPLLPALA is encoded by the coding sequence ATGCCCGCTCCCGACGCGCCCCTTGCCCTGATCGGCTACACCAGCGCGGCGGCCCGCGCCCTGCGCGACCTGGGGGTGGTCGCCGTGTCGGTCCCGCACGACGACCTGGGCGCCGTGATGGACGCGTGCCGCACCCTGCCCTTCAGCGGGGCGCTGGTGCACCCCAGCGTGGAGGGCGCGGCGCTGAGTGTCACCCAGGCCGACGTGGCCGCGCAGCGGGCCGGGCGGGTGGACAGTGTGGCCTTCGCCGGGGGCGTCCACGGCACCTTTGCCCTGGCCGACGCGCTGTCTGACGTGGTCGAGGACAGCGGGTACGCCACGCGCGGCGCGAGCGCGCTGCTGCTGGGCCAGTCGGCGTCGGACCTCGCGCTGGCGCTGCCGCTGACGCGCCTGGGCTTCACCGACATCGGCGTGGTTGCCGAGACCACCCCGGAGGCCGAGGGCGCCGCGCGGCACCTGCCGGCCGGCGTGCGCGCCTACCCGGTCAGCCGCCGGGACCCGTCCGTGGCCGCGCTGGCCGACCGCGCCGACCTGATCGTCCTCACGCGGGGGGCGCTGCCGCCGGGGCTTCTGCACCCGTACCACACCGTGGTCGACCTGACCGGGCACGCGGCGGGCACGGCGGCCGGGAGCGTGCTCGACTTGTCCCGCCTGCCGGCGCAGCGGCTGTGCCGGCAGCTCGACCACGCCACCGGGCACCGCTTCCGCACGGATGACCTGCTGCCGCTGCTGCCGGCGCTGGCATAG
- a CDS encoding Hsp20/alpha crystallin family protein, translated as MNEPVLARLQQLMTLREEVETLGSGGPWIPAADWTDEDTHLILHLDIPGVSADSLELLEEGSTVTVSGERPALARLIGGDRPAGAFRRSFTFPQDVLPQTGEAQLRHGILSVRFQKRHPTIDVHAEDLDAHPAE; from the coding sequence ATGAACGAGCCCGTACTCGCGCGACTGCAGCAGCTCATGACCCTGCGTGAGGAGGTCGAGACCCTCGGGTCCGGCGGGCCGTGGATTCCGGCGGCCGACTGGACCGACGAGGACACCCACCTGATCCTGCACCTGGACATACCCGGCGTGAGCGCCGACAGCCTGGAACTGCTGGAGGAGGGCAGCACCGTGACCGTCAGCGGCGAGCGCCCGGCCCTGGCGCGCCTGATCGGCGGCGACCGCCCGGCCGGGGCGTTTCGGCGCAGCTTCACCTTTCCGCAGGATGTGCTGCCGCAGACCGGCGAGGCGCAGCTCCGGCACGGCATCCTGAGCGTGCGCTTCCAGAAGCGCCACCCGACCATCGACGTGCACGCCGAGGACCTCGACGCCCACCCGGCCGAGTGA
- the miaA gene encoding tRNA (adenosine(37)-N6)-dimethylallyltransferase MiaA translates to MPFVPILTAPTAAGKSALAVDAAAALPAGRVEIVAADAFTVYRGLDLGTAKPTAAERRGVPHHLLDVVDVTEPYDVARFVAEAEATIGAVLARGNVPLVVGGTGFYLRALCRGLPTTPPADVLVRADVERDLAERGLDSLLAEIAAVDPAEERRMERNPRRVVRAVELLRRTGRLPGHYPLRPPAFAYDVIAYARPAADAEARIAARTLAMLRAGWPQEAAWLAATVDPDAAPHPTVWQALGYRDALAVHRGQLGREAAAERIALATRQYVKRQATFIRTQLGAPLDTPDGAARRLAAVLAALAGAV, encoded by the coding sequence GTGCCGTTCGTCCCGATCCTGACCGCGCCGACCGCCGCCGGGAAGAGCGCGCTGGCGGTGGACGCGGCGGCGGCGCTGCCGGCCGGGCGGGTGGAGATCGTGGCGGCGGACGCCTTCACCGTGTACCGCGGCCTGGACCTCGGCACGGCCAAACCCACGGCGGCGGAGCGCCGGGGAGTGCCGCACCACCTGCTCGACGTGGTGGACGTCACCGAGCCGTACGACGTGGCGCGCTTCGTCGCGGAGGCCGAGGCGACCATCGGCGCGGTGCTGGCGCGCGGGAACGTGCCGCTGGTGGTCGGCGGCACCGGCTTCTATCTGCGGGCGCTGTGTCGCGGCCTGCCCACCACGCCGCCGGCCGACGTGCTGGTGCGCGCGGACGTGGAACGTGACCTCGCGGAGCGCGGCCTGGACTCGCTGCTCGCGGAGATCGCGGCGGTGGACCCGGCCGAGGAACGGCGCATGGAGCGCAATCCCCGCCGGGTGGTGCGCGCGGTGGAACTGCTGCGGCGCACCGGCCGTCTGCCCGGCCACTACCCGCTGCGCCCGCCCGCCTTCGCGTACGACGTGATCGCGTATGCCCGGCCCGCCGCTGATGCGGAGGCGCGCATTGCCGCCCGTACGCTGGCCATGCTGCGGGCTGGCTGGCCACAGGAGGCGGCGTGGCTCGCGGCCACCGTCGATCCGGATGCGGCGCCGCATCCGACGGTGTGGCAGGCGCTCGGCTACCGGGACGCCCTGGCCGTGCACCGCGGCCAGCTCGGCAGAGAGGCCGCCGCGGAGCGGATCGCGCTCGCCACCCGGCAGTACGTCAAGCGGCAGGCGACGTTCATCCGCACGCAGCTCGGCGCGCCGCTGGACACGCCGGACGGCGCCGCACGGCGGCTCGCGGCCGTGCTGGCCGCCCTCGCCGGGGCCGTCTAG
- the glgC gene encoding glucose-1-phosphate adenylyltransferase, with the protein MKPRVLGMILAGGQGSRLAPLTQKRSKPAVPFGSKYRIIDFAINNFINSGVFSIYVLTQYKAQSLTEHIQRGWRFGTFLSDYFITLVPAQMYRFEELGPVWYRGTADAVYQNMHLIDNHDSDYVAIFSGDHIYKMNVEHMLQHHIDTRADLTIAAYPMPQSQAHQFGIMHVDDRWKVTDFLEKPKDPPSIPGQPGMSLTSMGNYIFSRRALEELLETNMAGGEEGFDFGGDVIPRALSDGYTVIAYDYHRNPVPGQTGPNTYWRDVGTLDAYYAANMDLVSVNPEFDLYNPQWALRTSSEFSPPAKFVHETEGRRGQAFNSIMAGGTIISGGTVRDSVLGRAVRTHSYSLVESSVLFDDVEVGRNSHIRNAIVDKNVVIPPYTKIGTDLEEDRARGFTITEKGVVVVPKSYSF; encoded by the coding sequence ATGAAACCACGTGTCCTGGGCATGATTCTTGCGGGCGGGCAGGGGTCCCGGCTCGCGCCGCTCACGCAGAAGCGCAGCAAGCCGGCCGTGCCGTTCGGCAGCAAGTACCGCATCATCGACTTCGCCATCAACAACTTCATCAATTCGGGCGTGTTCAGCATCTACGTGCTCACCCAGTACAAGGCGCAGAGCCTCACCGAGCACATCCAGCGAGGCTGGCGCTTCGGGACCTTCCTCAGCGACTACTTCATCACGCTGGTGCCCGCACAGATGTACCGCTTCGAGGAACTCGGCCCGGTGTGGTACCGCGGCACCGCCGACGCCGTGTACCAGAACATGCATCTGATCGACAACCACGACTCGGACTACGTGGCGATCTTCAGCGGCGACCACATCTACAAGATGAACGTCGAGCACATGCTGCAGCACCACATCGACACCCGCGCCGACCTGACCATCGCCGCGTACCCCATGCCGCAGTCCCAGGCGCACCAGTTCGGGATCATGCACGTGGACGACCGCTGGAAGGTCACGGACTTCCTGGAAAAACCCAAGGACCCGCCCAGCATCCCCGGCCAGCCGGGCATGAGCCTGACCAGCATGGGCAACTACATCTTCTCGCGCCGCGCGCTGGAAGAACTGCTCGAAACGAATATGGCCGGCGGCGAGGAGGGCTTCGACTTCGGCGGCGACGTGATCCCGCGCGCCCTGTCGGACGGCTACACCGTGATCGCCTACGATTACCACCGCAACCCGGTGCCCGGCCAGACCGGCCCGAACACCTACTGGCGCGACGTGGGGACGCTCGACGCGTACTACGCCGCCAACATGGACTTGGTCAGCGTGAATCCCGAGTTCGACCTGTACAACCCGCAGTGGGCGCTGCGCACCAGCAGCGAGTTCAGCCCGCCCGCCAAGTTCGTGCACGAGACCGAGGGCCGCCGCGGCCAGGCCTTCAACTCGATCATGGCCGGGGGCACCATCATCAGCGGCGGCACGGTGCGCGACTCGGTGCTGGGCCGCGCGGTCCGCACGCACTCGTATTCGCTGGTCGAGAGCAGCGTGCTGTTCGACGACGTCGAGGTCGGCCGCAACTCGCACATCCGCAACGCGATCGTCGACAAGAACGTGGTGATTCCGCCGTACACGAAGATCGGCACGGACCTGGAAGAGGACCGCGCGCGCGGCTTCACGATCACCGAGAAGGGCGTGGTCGTGGTGCCGAAGAGCTACTCCTTCTAA
- a CDS encoding methylmalonyl-CoA mutase family protein encodes MKTKNEWMRSVYSPAAQAFPERKYTFKNLSDIEPEPIYTADDLKDWDAGRDLGYPGEFPYTRGVQPSVYRGKLWTMRMFAGFGSAEQTNERFHALLGAGQTGLSTAFDLPTLMGYDSDHPFSRGEVGKCGVAVSSLADMEVLFRGIDPTAVTTSMTINSPANAVWAMYIANAQKQGKDLGRVGGTIQNDILKEFIAQKEFIYPPAPSVKLVIDTFEWGPKVVPKWNFISVSGYHIREAGATGVQELAFTLADGFHYVEKALERGLDIDEFAPRISFFWDIHNDFFEEIAKLRAARRIWARQMRDRYGAKNPRSWMLRTHSQTAGVSLPAQQPLNNIARVAIQALAAVLGGTQSLHTDAFDEALALPTEEAATIALRTQQIIAFETGVAGVVDPLAGSYYVEKLTSDIEAAAMGYIEQIRAMGGVEAGIDSGFFQLEMAEAAYRYQREVERGERIVVGVNDFVQDAVEVPIQLIDPQVEKVQEARLAQVRRERDPARVEAALSALRDTAVTGANSMPAFLECAHAYATLGEQMDVLKGVYGIYTEPVLV; translated from the coding sequence ATGAAGACCAAGAACGAGTGGATGCGCAGCGTCTACAGCCCGGCCGCCCAGGCGTTCCCGGAACGCAAGTACACCTTCAAGAACCTCTCGGACATAGAGCCGGAGCCGATCTACACCGCCGACGACCTGAAGGACTGGGACGCCGGGCGCGATCTAGGTTACCCCGGCGAGTTCCCGTACACCCGCGGCGTGCAGCCCAGCGTGTACCGCGGCAAGCTGTGGACCATGCGGATGTTCGCCGGCTTCGGCAGCGCCGAGCAGACGAATGAACGCTTCCACGCGCTGCTGGGTGCCGGGCAGACCGGCCTGTCCACCGCCTTCGACCTCCCGACCCTGATGGGCTACGACTCGGATCATCCCTTCAGCCGCGGCGAGGTCGGCAAATGCGGCGTGGCGGTGAGTTCCCTGGCAGACATGGAGGTGCTGTTCCGCGGTATCGACCCCACCGCCGTCACCACGTCCATGACCATCAACAGCCCGGCCAACGCGGTCTGGGCCATGTACATCGCCAACGCGCAGAAGCAGGGCAAGGATCTGGGACGGGTCGGCGGCACGATCCAGAACGACATCCTGAAGGAATTTATCGCGCAGAAGGAGTTCATCTACCCGCCGGCGCCCAGCGTGAAGCTGGTGATCGACACCTTCGAATGGGGCCCGAAGGTCGTGCCGAAGTGGAACTTCATCTCGGTCAGCGGCTACCACATCCGCGAGGCCGGCGCGACCGGCGTGCAGGAACTCGCGTTCACGCTGGCCGACGGCTTCCACTACGTGGAGAAGGCGCTGGAGCGCGGCCTGGACATCGACGAGTTCGCGCCGCGCATCTCGTTCTTCTGGGACATCCACAACGACTTCTTCGAGGAGATCGCCAAGCTCCGCGCCGCCCGCCGCATCTGGGCGCGGCAGATGCGTGACCGCTACGGCGCGAAGAACCCGCGCAGCTGGATGCTGCGCACGCACTCGCAGACCGCCGGAGTGTCGCTGCCCGCCCAGCAGCCGCTGAACAACATCGCGCGCGTGGCGATCCAGGCACTCGCGGCGGTGCTGGGCGGCACCCAGAGCCTGCACACCGACGCCTTCGACGAGGCGCTGGCCCTGCCCACCGAGGAGGCCGCGACCATCGCGCTGCGCACCCAGCAGATCATCGCGTTTGAGACCGGCGTGGCCGGCGTGGTCGATCCGCTGGCCGGCAGCTACTACGTCGAGAAACTGACCAGCGACATCGAGGCCGCCGCGATGGGCTACATCGAGCAGATCCGCGCCATGGGCGGCGTGGAGGCGGGCATCGACTCCGGGTTCTTCCAGCTGGAGATGGCCGAGGCCGCGTACCGCTACCAGCGCGAGGTCGAGCGCGGCGAGCGGATCGTCGTGGGCGTGAACGACTTCGTGCAGGACGCCGTCGAGGTGCCCATCCAGCTGATCGACCCGCAGGTCGAGAAGGTGCAGGAGGCGCGGCTCGCCCAGGTGCGCCGCGAACGTGACCCTGCGCGGGTCGAGGCCGCCCTGAGCGCCCTGCGCGACACGGCTGTGACGGGCGCGAACTCCATGCCCGCCTTCCTCGAGTGCGCGCACGCCTACGCCACACTGGGCGAGCAGATGGACGTCCTCAAGGGCGTGTACGGCATCTACACCGAGCCCGTGCTGGTGTGA
- a CDS encoding TerC family protein has protein sequence MADFLHVLSTPAGWVGVLSLTLLELVLGIDNIVFITLLASRLPRDQRALARTLGLGLAVITRVALLTGISWLTRLSDPLFTVLGRDISVHDIVLVAGGLFLMVKSTQELSRMAADPLGTQDTQVGEASLLGVIVQIPLIDIVFSLDSVVTAIGVSGVLPVMITAVILAVVIMILASGPISSYLDAHPPLKLLAAAFLLLVGSNLVGEAFGVGVPSGYLYFTMLFAGVVMLFTVRAARTVRAQIVEQAVADARREAAEQDSAPESGTR, from the coding sequence ATGGCCGACTTCCTGCACGTGCTGAGCACCCCGGCCGGGTGGGTGGGTGTCCTGAGTCTGACGCTGCTGGAACTGGTGCTGGGCATCGACAACATCGTGTTCATCACCCTGCTCGCGTCGCGTCTGCCCCGCGACCAGCGGGCGCTGGCCCGCACCCTCGGGCTGGGGCTGGCGGTGATCACGCGGGTGGCGCTGCTGACCGGCATCTCGTGGCTGACCCGGCTGTCCGATCCGCTGTTCACGGTGCTCGGGCGGGATATCAGCGTGCACGACATCGTGCTGGTTGCGGGTGGGCTGTTCCTGATGGTCAAGAGCACGCAGGAACTGTCGCGTATGGCGGCCGATCCCCTGGGCACGCAGGACACGCAGGTGGGCGAGGCGTCGCTGCTGGGCGTGATCGTGCAGATCCCGCTGATCGACATCGTATTCAGCCTCGACTCGGTGGTCACGGCCATCGGCGTCAGCGGCGTGCTGCCGGTGATGATCACGGCCGTGATCCTGGCCGTGGTCATCATGATCCTGGCAAGCGGCCCGATCAGCTCCTACCTGGACGCGCACCCGCCGCTGAAGCTGCTCGCGGCGGCGTTCCTGCTGCTGGTGGGCTCGAATCTGGTGGGCGAGGCCTTCGGGGTGGGCGTGCCCAGCGGCTACCTGTACTTCACGATGCTGTTTGCCGGGGTGGTGATGCTGTTCACGGTGCGCGCCGCCCGCACCGTGCGCGCCCAGATCGTCGAGCAGGCCGTGGCCGACGCCCGCCGCGAGGCCGCGGAGCAGGACTCGGCGCCGGAGTCCGGCACGCGCTAG